One Corynebacterium yudongzhengii DNA window includes the following coding sequences:
- a CDS encoding class I SAM-dependent methyltransferase: MASEDSAAHRRFWDADAARYHAAHRSYLDGFHWCPEMLTEAEAGLLGDVTGQHVLEIGCGSAPCANWLATHRRPSLITGFDISRGMLSRAHGPANLQQADVQALPYRSESFDIAFSAFGALPFIRDLDSALKEIHRVLRPGGRFVFAVNHPMRWIFPDDPEVMVAAISYFDRVYEEFSEDGHLTYAEYHRTFGDWVRALKAARLLLDDLIEPEWPERLEETWGQWSPQRGRIFPGTAIFLTSKG; encoded by the coding sequence ATGGCTTCCGAAGACTCCGCCGCACACCGGCGCTTCTGGGACGCAGACGCCGCCCGCTACCACGCCGCCCACCGCTCATATCTGGACGGTTTCCACTGGTGCCCGGAGATGCTCACCGAGGCCGAGGCGGGTTTGCTTGGCGACGTCACCGGCCAGCACGTCCTCGAGATCGGCTGCGGCTCGGCCCCGTGCGCGAACTGGCTGGCCACACACCGCCGTCCGTCACTGATCACCGGCTTCGACATCTCCCGCGGCATGCTCTCTCGCGCCCATGGCCCCGCAAACCTCCAACAGGCTGACGTTCAGGCACTTCCCTACCGCAGCGAGTCCTTCGACATCGCCTTCTCCGCCTTCGGGGCACTGCCTTTCATCCGCGATCTCGATAGCGCACTGAAAGAAATCCACCGCGTGTTAAGGCCCGGCGGGCGCTTCGTCTTTGCGGTCAACCACCCGATGCGCTGGATCTTTCCCGACGACCCAGAGGTCATGGTCGCCGCCATTTCCTACTTTGATCGCGTCTACGAGGAGTTTTCCGAGGACGGCCACCTCACCTACGCCGAGTACCACCGCACCTTCGGCGACTGGGTGCGCGCCCTCAAGGCGGCCAGGTTGCTTCTCGACGACCTCATCGAACCAGAATGGCCCGAACGCCTCGAGGAAACCTGGGGCCAGTGGTCGCCGCAGCGGGGGCGCATCTTCCCCGGCACCGCCATCTTCTTAACCTCGAAGGGATAA
- a CDS encoding ROK family transcriptional regulator has translation MTHDNQAVIYQLPASGIARVLHQIRLHPGITRTRLQKDLQLSQPTVTRYVHALASNGWVRDAAPVEQAPRTGRPSTGLQISADHLVIWGIHIGLRSTELVVATAAEEILAHTTVDLHVGQTPATEALDALAFHMRAPGRPFAAPVNIGVATSAHINPAGVVNNQDFGCEHVPLARLLAQRFEQAISFSTGVTAMAGHELAMTDLADPIPAGDSTLYFYIREMVGHAWIFNGAVQQRFSSRPVQLLRSDDARGAGQHALSTRYTLQRARDMGLEVRSLSQLQQHSDPRAREILDERARRIVEALSVAIDIVDPATCVFAGEAFSDDPQGLKQIVQALKRQDEHNDLPAPRKLRLAGGNVLVAAALQVGLQALWQKPEKFLTKPGEWSAWNLCLMSTPATGFPSCGFISGSLRCRRSAFSPPQSRCTASSW, from the coding sequence GTGACGCACGACAACCAGGCAGTGATCTACCAGCTACCGGCCTCGGGAATCGCCCGCGTGTTGCACCAAATTCGGCTGCATCCGGGGATTACCCGCACCCGGTTGCAGAAGGATCTTCAGCTTTCCCAGCCGACGGTGACCCGCTACGTCCACGCCCTGGCCTCCAACGGGTGGGTGCGTGACGCCGCGCCCGTCGAGCAGGCGCCGCGTACCGGCAGACCCTCGACCGGCTTGCAGATCAGCGCCGATCACCTCGTTATCTGGGGCATTCACATCGGCCTGCGCAGCACGGAGCTCGTGGTCGCGACGGCGGCCGAGGAGATCCTGGCCCACACCACGGTCGACCTTCACGTCGGCCAGACCCCGGCGACCGAGGCGCTCGACGCGCTCGCCTTTCACATGCGCGCCCCCGGCCGGCCCTTCGCCGCGCCCGTCAACATCGGGGTGGCCACCAGCGCCCACATCAACCCGGCCGGGGTGGTTAACAACCAGGACTTCGGTTGCGAGCACGTGCCGCTGGCACGCCTGCTCGCGCAGCGCTTCGAGCAGGCCATCAGCTTCTCGACGGGCGTCACCGCCATGGCCGGCCACGAACTCGCCATGACGGATCTCGCCGATCCCATCCCCGCCGGCGATTCCACGCTCTACTTCTACATCCGTGAGATGGTCGGCCACGCCTGGATCTTCAACGGGGCGGTCCAGCAGCGCTTCTCTTCCCGGCCGGTCCAGCTGCTGCGTAGCGACGACGCCCGTGGTGCCGGCCAGCACGCCCTGAGCACGCGCTATACATTGCAACGCGCCCGCGACATGGGTCTCGAGGTCCGCTCGCTTAGCCAGCTGCAGCAGCACAGCGACCCGCGCGCCCGCGAGATCCTCGATGAGCGCGCCCGCCGCATCGTCGAGGCGCTGAGCGTGGCGATCGACATCGTCGACCCCGCCACCTGCGTCTTCGCCGGCGAGGCGTTTAGCGACGACCCCCAAGGCCTCAAGCAGATCGTGCAGGCACTCAAACGCCAAGACGAGCACAACGATCTCCCCGCACCCCGGAAGCTGCGCCTGGCCGGCGGCAACGTCCTGGTGGCGGCAGCCCTGCAGGTGGGCTTGCAGGCGCTGTGGCAGAAACCGGAGAAGTTTTTAACTAAACCGGGAGAATGGTCGGCATGGAATCTCTGTTTGATGTCGACACCCGCGACTGGCTTTCCCAGCTGTGGTTTTATATCGGGCTCACTCCGCTGCAGGCGCTCGGCGTTCTCGCCGCCACAGTCGCGCTGTACTGCTTCTTCTTGGTGA
- a CDS encoding helix-turn-helix domain-containing protein, whose translation MTIQRGMSAAELARRAGLSKATLSMIEAGEGNPTIETLAAIAVALSIPLTDLVEHTVSRSDLLVPATDVEITRELLNRIPAGAMVEIWRLRMPPGARFDGVPHTSGTTETLYLADGDLHVTTASDTHVLGPGDLLSFIGDQQHGYSTDSGADVLVLLATT comes from the coding sequence ATGACCATACAGCGGGGCATGTCGGCCGCCGAGCTCGCCCGCCGCGCCGGTTTGAGCAAGGCGACGCTGTCGATGATCGAGGCCGGCGAAGGCAACCCCACCATCGAGACGCTCGCTGCCATCGCCGTGGCCTTGAGCATCCCGCTGACCGACCTCGTCGAGCACACCGTCTCCCGCTCCGACCTGCTGGTCCCGGCCACCGACGTCGAGATCACCCGAGAACTACTCAACCGCATCCCTGCCGGCGCGATGGTGGAGATCTGGCGGCTGCGCATGCCACCCGGGGCGCGTTTCGACGGCGTGCCGCACACCTCCGGCACCACCGAGACGCTCTATCTCGCCGACGGCGACCTGCACGTCACCACCGCCTCCGACACGCACGTTCTAGGCCCCGGAGACTTGCTCAGCTTCATCGGCGATCAACAGCACGGCTACTCCACAGATTCAGGTGCGGACGTCCTCGTCCTCCTCGCCACCACCTAG
- the coaE gene encoding dephospho-CoA kinase: MRIIGLTGGIGSGKSTAATMLAEAGFPVIDADKLAREVVEPGMPALRELAEAFGEDILDGKGALRRSLLAERAFSSKENTERLNAITHPAIRRLQQQRIQEAADAGAHTVIYDMPLLIEQGLDEEMDLTVVVHTDRQLRIERLESARGISPQDAARRMDAQVDDETRLSKADVVLDNSGTLEELAQQVDRLVDKLKKS; encoded by the coding sequence ATGCGCATCATCGGGTTGACAGGTGGAATCGGCAGCGGCAAGTCGACCGCCGCAACAATGCTCGCCGAGGCGGGTTTTCCCGTCATCGACGCGGACAAGCTCGCCCGCGAGGTCGTCGAGCCGGGTATGCCGGCACTCCGCGAGCTCGCCGAGGCGTTTGGCGAGGACATCCTCGATGGAAAGGGTGCTTTGCGACGCAGCCTGCTCGCCGAAAGGGCCTTTTCCAGCAAGGAGAACACCGAGCGGCTCAACGCCATCACGCACCCGGCGATTCGGCGCCTGCAGCAGCAACGCATCCAGGAGGCGGCAGACGCCGGTGCGCACACCGTCATCTATGACATGCCGCTGCTCATCGAGCAGGGGTTGGATGAGGAGATGGATCTCACCGTGGTGGTGCATACGGATCGGCAGCTGCGCATCGAGCGCCTGGAAAGCGCTCGCGGCATCTCTCCTCAGGACGCGGCTCGGCGGATGGACGCGCAGGTCGACGATGAGACGCGGTTAAGCAAGGCGGATGTGGTGCTCGATAATTCCGGGACGTTGGAAGAATTGGCGCAGCAGGTGGATAGGCTCGTCGATAAGCTCAAAAAGAGTTAA
- a CDS encoding LLM class flavin-dependent oxidoreductase, with amino-acid sequence MSDTLHLHWFLPIYGDSRHITAGGHGTSFHYGSRPADLDYLTQLALASERNHFESLLVPTGMWCEDAWITTAALIARTAKLKFLVALRPGLVSPLILAQQALAFQRLSNNRLNLNVVVGGEDHEQRAFGDYSTKEQRYRNADETLTIINHLLSSEEPLDFDGEYHRTEGAVLRRRPEKLPPIFFGGSSQPGIEVAGKHANVYLTWGEPPEQVTEKLDRVRHQAAQNDRELDYGIRLHIIARETEEEAWAYAQQLLDGLDPDEVTRLQEGLARSQSEGQRRQSELHGHGENFQAGADARSLEIYPNLWAGVGLVRGGAGTALVGSYQQVAERIKEYADIGLNHFILSGYPHLEETYQVGEGVIPALRELGLKIAGVDGH; translated from the coding sequence ATGAGCGACACACTTCATCTTCACTGGTTTCTGCCCATCTATGGCGACTCCCGCCACATCACCGCCGGCGGCCACGGCACCTCGTTTCACTACGGCTCCCGGCCGGCGGATCTCGACTACTTAACCCAGCTCGCCCTGGCCTCCGAGCGCAATCACTTCGAATCCTTGCTCGTGCCCACCGGGATGTGGTGCGAGGATGCCTGGATCACCACCGCGGCGCTCATCGCGCGGACCGCGAAGCTGAAGTTTTTGGTCGCGCTGCGCCCCGGCCTGGTCTCCCCGTTGATCCTCGCGCAGCAGGCCCTGGCCTTCCAGCGGTTGTCCAATAACCGCCTCAATTTGAACGTCGTCGTCGGCGGCGAGGACCACGAGCAGCGCGCGTTCGGCGACTACTCCACGAAGGAGCAGCGCTACCGAAACGCCGATGAGACCTTGACCATCATCAATCACCTGTTGAGCTCCGAAGAACCGCTCGACTTCGACGGTGAGTACCACCGCACCGAGGGGGCGGTGCTGCGTCGTCGCCCGGAGAAGCTCCCGCCGATCTTCTTCGGCGGTTCCTCGCAGCCCGGCATCGAGGTCGCCGGCAAGCACGCGAACGTCTACCTCACCTGGGGTGAGCCGCCCGAACAGGTCACCGAGAAGCTCGATCGGGTGCGCCACCAGGCCGCCCAAAACGACCGCGAGCTCGACTATGGCATCCGCCTGCACATCATCGCCCGCGAGACCGAAGAGGAGGCGTGGGCTTATGCCCAGCAGCTTCTCGACGGCCTCGACCCCGACGAAGTCACCCGCCTGCAGGAGGGCCTGGCGCGTTCGCAGTCGGAGGGGCAGCGTCGCCAAAGTGAGCTGCACGGCCACGGTGAGAATTTCCAGGCCGGCGCCGATGCCCGCTCGCTGGAGATCTACCCGAACCTGTGGGCCGGCGTGGGCCTGGTCCGCGGCGGCGCCGGCACCGCGCTGGTGGGTTCCTATCAGCAGGTCGCCGAGCGCATCAAGGAATACGCCGATATCGGCTTAAACCACTTCATCTTGTCCGGTTATCCGCATCTCGAAGAGACCTACCAGGTCGGCGAAGGTGTCATCCCGGCGCTGCGTGAGCTCGGTTTAAAGATCGCCGGCGTCGACGGGCACTAA
- a CDS encoding prevent-host-death family protein: MGITVTESEFSGEIGRFLDAALRSPVTILGPGAYRRAVVVSPAFFDRAVSALEDLENIQKAQAARDEHGYISHDRLKAELGID, translated from the coding sequence GTGGGCATCACTGTGACAGAAAGCGAGTTTAGCGGCGAGATAGGCCGCTTTCTCGATGCTGCCCTGCGTAGCCCGGTGACAATCCTCGGTCCAGGAGCTTATCGACGGGCCGTGGTCGTCTCTCCCGCATTCTTTGATCGAGCCGTCTCTGCGCTCGAAGACTTAGAGAATATCCAGAAGGCTCAAGCCGCGCGCGACGAACACGGATACATCTCCCACGACCGCCTTAAGGCCGAATTGGGTATCGACTGA
- a CDS encoding DUF421 domain-containing protein, with the protein MTRIVGQRVFVKMTGFDILLTIALSSLVGRAMMGHVPTAGAAILAVCTLLALEGLFGSLSRRPSLFRFINNEPVLLVADGAYLDDELRRTHITEHELQSRIRTAGIRSRQDVAAIILERSGELSVYSKGQPIAAELLAQVRSAARLPEELVRR; encoded by the coding sequence ATGACCCGAATCGTCGGCCAGCGCGTCTTCGTCAAGATGACCGGCTTCGACATCTTGCTCACCATCGCCTTGAGCTCGTTGGTCGGCCGCGCCATGATGGGGCACGTGCCGACGGCCGGCGCCGCAATACTCGCCGTCTGCACCTTGCTTGCGCTCGAGGGGCTCTTCGGCTCGCTGAGCCGTCGGCCCTCGCTGTTTCGCTTTATCAACAACGAGCCAGTGCTGCTGGTGGCAGACGGCGCCTACCTTGACGACGAACTCCGCCGCACCCACATCACCGAACACGAACTCCAGTCGCGGATCCGTACCGCGGGGATTCGCTCGCGCCAGGACGTCGCGGCGATCATCCTGGAGCGCAGCGGCGAACTGTCGGTCTATTCCAAGGGCCAACCGATCGCCGCCGAGCTTTTGGCCCAGGTGCGCTCGGCGGCGCGCTTGCCGGAAGAGCTGGTGCGTCGCTAG
- the rpsA gene encoding 30S ribosomal protein S1 has product MPNTNAPQVAINDIGTAEDFLAAVDQTIKYFNDGDIVSGSVVKVDHDEVLLDIGYKTEGVIPTRELSIKHDVNPDEVVEVGDEIDALVLTKEDKEGRLILSKKRAQYERAWGHIEELKEKDEPVTGTVIEVVKGGLILDIGLRGFLPASLVEMRRVRDLEPYIGQELEAKIIELDKHRNNVVLSRRAWLEQTQSEVRSEFLHQLQKGQVRKGVVSSIVNFGAFVDLGGVDGLVHVSELSWKHIDHPSEVVTVGDEVTVEVLDVDLDRERVSLSLKATQEDPWRVFARTHAVGQIVPGKVTKLVPFGAFVRVEEGIEGLVHISELAQRHVDVPDQIVNVGEEIMVKVIDIDLDRRRISLSLKQADEDFAEEFDPSRYGMADSYDEQGNYIFPEGFDPETNEWMEGYEQQQAEWEARYAEAERRYQAHAAQIERHRAAAAEAAAQPSNYSSDSDADAAPASAPSQADSHDDGGSLASDEQLAKLREKLAGN; this is encoded by the coding sequence ATGCCCAACACCAACGCCCCTCAGGTTGCCATCAACGACATTGGCACCGCTGAGGACTTCCTCGCCGCCGTCGACCAGACCATCAAGTACTTCAACGACGGTGATATCGTCAGCGGTTCCGTCGTCAAGGTCGACCACGACGAGGTCCTGCTCGACATCGGATACAAGACCGAAGGTGTCATTCCGACCCGCGAGCTGTCGATCAAGCACGACGTCAACCCGGACGAGGTTGTCGAAGTCGGCGATGAAATCGACGCCCTGGTCCTCACCAAGGAGGACAAGGAAGGCCGCCTGATCCTCTCCAAGAAGCGTGCCCAGTACGAGCGGGCCTGGGGCCACATCGAGGAACTCAAGGAGAAGGACGAGCCGGTCACCGGTACCGTCATCGAGGTCGTCAAGGGTGGCCTCATTCTCGACATCGGACTGCGCGGCTTCCTGCCGGCATCGCTCGTCGAGATGCGCCGCGTCCGCGACCTGGAGCCCTACATCGGCCAGGAGCTCGAGGCCAAGATCATCGAGTTGGACAAGCACCGCAACAACGTCGTGCTGTCCCGCCGCGCATGGCTCGAGCAGACCCAGTCCGAGGTCCGCTCCGAGTTCCTGCACCAGCTGCAGAAGGGCCAGGTCCGCAAGGGCGTTGTCTCCTCGATCGTCAACTTCGGTGCGTTCGTCGATCTCGGCGGCGTCGACGGCCTGGTGCATGTCTCCGAGCTGTCCTGGAAGCACATCGACCACCCGTCCGAGGTTGTCACCGTGGGCGACGAAGTTACCGTCGAGGTGCTCGACGTCGACCTGGACCGCGAGCGCGTCTCCCTGTCGCTGAAGGCGACCCAGGAGGATCCGTGGCGCGTCTTCGCCCGCACCCACGCGGTCGGCCAGATCGTCCCGGGCAAGGTCACCAAGCTCGTTCCGTTCGGCGCCTTCGTCCGCGTCGAGGAGGGCATCGAGGGCCTGGTCCACATCTCCGAGCTGGCTCAGCGCCACGTGGATGTCCCGGACCAGATCGTCAACGTCGGCGAAGAGATCATGGTCAAGGTCATCGACATCGACCTGGACCGCCGCCGCATCTCCCTGTCGCTCAAGCAGGCCGACGAGGACTTCGCCGAGGAGTTCGACCCGTCCCGCTACGGCATGGCCGACTCCTACGACGAGCAGGGCAACTACATCTTCCCGGAGGGCTTCGACCCGGAGACCAACGAGTGGATGGAAGGCTACGAGCAGCAGCAGGCCGAATGGGAGGCCCGCTACGCCGAGGCCGAGCGCCGTTACCAGGCGCACGCCGCCCAGATCGAGCGTCACCGCGCCGCTGCCGCCGAGGCCGCCGCACAGCCGTCGAACTACTCCTCTGACTCCGATGCAGATGCTGCTCCGGCATCCGCACCGAGCCAGGCGGACTCGCACGACGACGGCGGTTCCCTCGCCTCCGACGAGCAGCTGGCGAAGCTGCGCGAGAAGCTCGCTGGCAACTAA
- a CDS encoding YdcF family protein, protein MKALVAALPLALGVAGLVAAPASSALSSAPMSSQLGHIHETIHSPVAAPDESFAQAPVVILGNYLPPDGHVHPTLERRLEVGLRWAQEHPDAPVVLTGGDNEQGHNEARTMRAWLIERGMDAERILIEPDSWSTISNAHNTHALLGPQDRLVLVTSESHLHRAVVNFAATFGEDTQIAGLAAEDVWPVERSRVEELSSISRDLAGLWLLPDAVLDGTSSI, encoded by the coding sequence ATGAAAGCCCTCGTCGCAGCGCTACCGCTGGCCCTCGGTGTCGCGGGGTTGGTTGCCGCGCCAGCATCTTCGGCGCTGTCTTCGGCCCCGATGAGCTCGCAGCTGGGCCATATCCATGAGACGATCCACTCCCCTGTCGCTGCGCCGGATGAGTCTTTCGCCCAGGCGCCGGTGGTGATCCTTGGTAACTATTTGCCGCCGGATGGACATGTACACCCCACGTTGGAGCGGCGTCTGGAAGTGGGGCTGCGCTGGGCGCAGGAGCATCCGGATGCACCAGTCGTTCTCACTGGTGGTGATAACGAACAGGGGCACAACGAAGCCCGCACGATGCGGGCGTGGCTGATCGAGCGCGGGATGGACGCCGAGCGCATCCTGATCGAGCCGGATAGCTGGTCGACGATCTCGAACGCACACAACACCCATGCGCTGCTCGGACCTCAGGACAGGCTCGTGCTGGTGACCTCTGAGTCGCATCTGCACCGCGCGGTGGTCAACTTCGCCGCGACCTTCGGAGAGGATACGCAGATCGCTGGGCTGGCGGCCGAGGACGTGTGGCCGGTCGAGCGCTCGCGGGTGGAAGAGCTCAGCTCGATCAGCCGGGACCTGGCCGGGTTGTGGCTGTTGCCTGACGCGGTACTGGACGGGACCTCGAGTATCTGA
- a CDS encoding adenosylmethionine--8-amino-7-oxononanoate transaminase, producing MTPEEIAGIDAAHIWHPYAAPGADTLIVDSAQGTQLTLTDGRILLDAMSSWWAACHGHSHPRLIAAARRQIDQMSHVMFGGITHEPAARLTANLLDLTGQNYDQVFYSDSGSVGVEVAIKMALQYSRGAGHPERTRLLTWRSGYHGDTFEAMSVCDPDGGMHALWGDAVATQRFAPAPPVRGSDPGDYLERFAALIDDSIAAVIIEPVVQGAGGMRFHDAELVRGVHRLCQEHGILMIADEIATGFGRTGALFTTLDNGVVPDILCVGKALTGGFVTLAATLATERVAKTMEPSALMHGPTFMANPLACAVAAESTALIAEGDWRRQVPRIEKELIDGLAPLSDTPGVADVRVLGAIGVIELVDEVDMAAATAAAVNHGVWIRPFGRLIYAMPPYISTSEEIAAITRAMRAAVAGSIS from the coding sequence ATGACTCCCGAAGAGATCGCCGGCATCGACGCCGCGCACATCTGGCATCCCTACGCCGCCCCAGGCGCGGACACGCTCATCGTCGACTCTGCCCAGGGAACTCAGCTCACACTCACCGATGGCCGCATCCTTCTCGACGCCATGAGCTCCTGGTGGGCCGCCTGCCACGGCCATTCCCACCCCCGCTTGATCGCGGCCGCACGCCGACAGATCGATCAGATGAGCCACGTCATGTTCGGTGGGATCACCCACGAACCGGCCGCCCGTCTCACCGCTAACCTCCTGGATCTCACGGGCCAGAACTACGACCAAGTCTTCTACTCGGATTCCGGCTCGGTCGGTGTGGAGGTCGCCATCAAGATGGCCCTGCAATACTCCCGCGGCGCCGGCCACCCCGAGCGCACCCGGCTGCTTACCTGGCGCTCCGGTTACCACGGCGACACCTTCGAGGCCATGAGCGTCTGCGACCCCGACGGCGGCATGCATGCGCTGTGGGGCGATGCGGTGGCCACCCAACGCTTCGCCCCCGCCCCGCCGGTGCGCGGCAGCGATCCCGGCGACTACCTCGAGCGCTTCGCCGCGCTTATCGACGACTCCATCGCCGCCGTCATCATCGAACCCGTCGTCCAGGGCGCCGGGGGCATGCGCTTCCACGACGCCGAGCTCGTCCGCGGCGTCCACCGCCTCTGCCAGGAGCACGGCATCTTAATGATCGCCGATGAGATCGCCACCGGCTTCGGGCGCACCGGAGCGCTGTTCACCACCCTCGACAACGGCGTTGTTCCGGACATCCTCTGCGTCGGCAAGGCGCTTACCGGCGGATTTGTCACCCTCGCCGCCACGCTGGCCACTGAGCGCGTCGCCAAGACCATGGAGCCTTCTGCACTCATGCATGGCCCCACCTTCATGGCCAATCCTCTGGCCTGCGCCGTCGCCGCCGAATCCACCGCCCTCATCGCCGAGGGCGACTGGCGTCGGCAGGTGCCCCGCATCGAAAAGGAGCTTATCGACGGCCTCGCCCCACTTTCCGACACACCCGGCGTGGCCGATGTCCGCGTCCTCGGCGCCATCGGTGTCATCGAACTCGTCGACGAGGTGGACATGGCCGCCGCCACAGCCGCCGCCGTCAACCACGGCGTGTGGATCCGCCCCTTCGGTCGCCTCATCTACGCCATGCCGCCGTATATCTCGACCTCAGAGGAGATCGCCGCGATCACCCGTGCCATGCGCGCCGCCGTCGCTGGGAGCATCTCATGA
- a CDS encoding DUF4259 domain-containing protein → MGFWDVGPFDNSAALELVEDLRAGRFSLDVFRFRCAGSAAPDADDAAVVIALNALLTRPEERPAGIGEAELAEIDTAFNRSWLRKQAREILDAEHSSLYAHWEATGEAEEWVRATRGLTRILR, encoded by the coding sequence ATGGGATTCTGGGATGTGGGACCATTCGATAACAGCGCGGCCCTCGAGTTGGTCGAGGACCTGCGCGCTGGGCGCTTTTCGCTCGATGTGTTCCGCTTCCGCTGTGCCGGTTCGGCGGCCCCAGATGCCGACGACGCCGCCGTCGTCATCGCCCTCAACGCCTTGCTCACCCGCCCCGAGGAGCGCCCTGCCGGTATCGGTGAGGCGGAGCTCGCGGAAATCGACACCGCCTTCAACAGGTCGTGGTTGCGTAAACAGGCCCGCGAGATTCTGGATGCGGAGCACTCCTCGCTCTACGCCCATTGGGAGGCGACCGGAGAGGCCGAAGAGTGGGTGCGCGCCACCCGGGGGCTGACCCGAATCCTGCGTTGA
- a CDS encoding ferritin has translation MKLNDTLEQAFNEQITLELAASSVYRQLAIELDLLDLTGMASWMRRQSAEEIEHAEKFIAHLDARDNQAQIGVIDKPEVKITSAVEAFEIALEHEREVSKSIRALRKLCDEEGDVDSRPLLDDFLTEQISEEDTVRTIIGRLRIVGNDGSGILRVDDELA, from the coding sequence ATGAAGCTAAACGACACCTTGGAGCAAGCCTTCAACGAACAGATCACCCTGGAGCTCGCCGCGTCCAGCGTCTACCGCCAGCTCGCCATCGAGCTCGACCTGCTCGACCTCACCGGCATGGCCTCCTGGATGCGTCGCCAGTCCGCGGAGGAGATCGAGCACGCCGAGAAGTTCATCGCGCACCTCGATGCCCGCGACAACCAGGCGCAGATTGGCGTCATCGACAAGCCGGAGGTCAAGATCACCTCCGCCGTCGAGGCATTCGAGATCGCCCTCGAGCACGAGCGTGAGGTCTCGAAGTCCATCCGCGCGCTGCGCAAGCTGTGCGACGAGGAGGGCGACGTCGATTCCCGCCCGCTGCTCGACGACTTCTTGACCGAGCAGATCAGCGAGGAAGACACGGTGCGCACCATCATCGGTCGCCTCCGCATCGTCGGCAACGACGGTTCCGGAATCCTGCGTGTCGACGATGAGCTCGCCTAA
- the bioD gene encoding dethiobiotin synthase → MILIVTGTGTDVGKTVATAALACVYRARGWDVVVAKPVQTGEPEGSGDAFTVARLARVETAEMIRYPEPLAPNLAAARAGMRPPTLAETTTWIRALDAPGRVLLVEGAGGLLVRLADDLTLADIAAALHADVVVVTSVTLGCLNSAELTVNEAQRRGLRVTGLIGGSIPADPDKTILLNLDELPRLTDVPVWGCVPEGAGGLNPREFDELARRSITIPRSHSSCCV, encoded by the coding sequence ATGATCCTGATCGTGACCGGCACCGGCACCGATGTGGGCAAGACCGTCGCCACCGCGGCGCTGGCCTGCGTGTATCGAGCACGCGGCTGGGACGTCGTCGTCGCCAAGCCAGTGCAGACCGGTGAGCCCGAAGGCTCCGGCGACGCGTTCACCGTGGCCCGCCTCGCCCGAGTAGAGACCGCGGAGATGATTCGCTACCCCGAGCCCCTGGCCCCGAACCTCGCCGCCGCGCGCGCCGGGATGCGCCCGCCGACGCTCGCGGAGACCACCACCTGGATCCGGGCCCTCGATGCACCGGGGCGCGTCCTGCTGGTCGAAGGCGCAGGCGGCCTCCTGGTCCGGCTTGCCGACGACCTCACCCTCGCCGACATCGCCGCAGCGCTCCATGCCGACGTCGTGGTGGTCACCAGCGTGACGTTGGGCTGTCTCAACAGCGCGGAGCTGACCGTCAACGAGGCGCAGCGGCGCGGCCTTCGCGTCACCGGCCTGATCGGCGGAAGCATCCCGGCGGATCCGGATAAGACGATCCTCCTCAACCTCGACGAGCTCCCGCGGCTTACCGACGTGCCTGTGTGGGGCTGTGTGCCGGAAGGTGCCGGCGGGCTTAACCCCCGGGAGTTCGACGAGCTCGCGCGGCGGTCGATCACCATCCCCCGCTCGCACTCTTCGTGCTGCGTATAG